Proteins from a genomic interval of Streptomyces sp. NBC_01445:
- a CDS encoding amino acid transporter produces MAATDHDARTSRLRGWMLEGLSDMAKHQQGQRAVEPEPVHKGQRWWRVMCLTGVDYFSTLGYQPGIAALAAGLLSPVATVVLVIVTLAGALPVYRRVAEESPHGEGSIAMLERLLSFWKGKLFVLTLLGFAATDFLITITLSAADASTHLVENPHLTATLHDKQMLITLILVALLGAVFLKGFLEAIGVAVVLVAVYLGLNTVVVITGLWHVMSAGHVVTDWSNALTAEHGNIFAMIGVSLLVFPKLALGLSGFETGVAVMPHVEGDATDTEEKPTGRIRGTKKLLTTAAVIMSVFLIATSFITTVLIPEKEFESGGQANGRALAYLAHEYLGNAFGTVYDVSTIAILWFAGASAMAGLLNLMPRYLPRYGMAPHWARAVRPMVIVFTLVAFLVTWIFNADVDAQGGAYATGVLVLMSSAAIAVTIAARKARQRNWTIGFGVVSAVLLYVTVVNVIERPDGVKIGACFIAGIMLVSFLSRLARAFELRVTSVTLDDMAQRFVRDIASRRIRFIANEPDNRDKAEYRDKIEQIRHDNDVPSPEDFVFVEVTVLDPSEFESGLTVRGEVLHNRYRVLTLESSSVPNALAALLLDVRDTTGCTPHIYFEWTEGNPFTNFLRFFLFGQGEVAPVTREVLREAEPDRDRRPRIHVG; encoded by the coding sequence ATGGCCGCCACCGACCACGACGCCCGCACGAGCCGCCTGCGTGGGTGGATGCTGGAAGGCCTGTCCGACATGGCCAAGCACCAGCAGGGACAGCGGGCCGTCGAGCCGGAGCCCGTGCACAAGGGGCAGCGCTGGTGGCGGGTGATGTGCCTGACCGGCGTCGACTACTTCTCCACCCTCGGCTACCAGCCGGGCATCGCCGCCCTCGCGGCCGGGCTGCTGTCCCCCGTGGCCACGGTCGTGCTCGTCATAGTCACCCTGGCGGGCGCACTGCCCGTCTACCGGCGAGTCGCCGAGGAGAGCCCGCACGGCGAGGGCTCCATCGCGATGCTGGAGCGACTGCTGTCCTTCTGGAAGGGCAAGCTGTTCGTCCTCACCCTGCTCGGCTTCGCCGCCACCGACTTCCTGATCACCATCACCCTCTCGGCAGCGGACGCCTCCACCCACCTCGTCGAGAACCCCCATCTGACCGCCACGCTCCACGACAAGCAGATGCTGATCACGCTGATCCTGGTCGCACTCCTCGGCGCGGTCTTCCTCAAGGGCTTCCTGGAGGCGATTGGGGTAGCCGTGGTCCTGGTCGCGGTCTATCTCGGACTCAACACCGTGGTCGTGATCACGGGGTTGTGGCACGTGATGTCCGCAGGGCACGTGGTCACCGACTGGTCCAACGCCCTGACCGCCGAACACGGAAACATCTTCGCGATGATCGGGGTGTCCCTACTGGTCTTCCCCAAGCTCGCCCTCGGTCTGTCCGGCTTCGAGACGGGTGTAGCGGTCATGCCCCATGTCGAGGGCGATGCCACGGACACCGAGGAGAAACCGACAGGCCGTATCCGCGGCACGAAGAAGCTGCTCACCACAGCCGCCGTGATCATGAGCGTGTTCCTGATCGCGACCAGCTTCATCACTACGGTGCTGATCCCGGAGAAGGAGTTCGAGTCGGGCGGCCAGGCCAACGGCCGCGCCCTCGCCTATCTGGCCCACGAGTACCTCGGCAACGCCTTCGGCACCGTCTACGACGTCTCCACCATCGCCATCCTGTGGTTCGCCGGCGCCTCCGCCATGGCCGGGTTGCTCAACCTGATGCCCCGCTACCTGCCGCGCTACGGCATGGCCCCCCACTGGGCCCGCGCCGTACGCCCCATGGTCATCGTCTTCACCCTGGTCGCCTTCCTGGTCACCTGGATCTTCAACGCCGACGTCGACGCCCAGGGCGGCGCCTACGCCACCGGCGTCCTGGTCCTGATGTCCTCCGCGGCGATCGCGGTGACCATCGCAGCGCGCAAGGCCCGCCAGCGAAACTGGACCATCGGCTTCGGCGTCGTCTCGGCGGTCCTCCTCTACGTCACCGTCGTGAACGTCATCGAGCGCCCCGACGGCGTGAAGATCGGCGCCTGCTTCATCGCCGGCATCATGCTCGTCTCATTCCTCTCCCGGCTCGCCCGCGCCTTCGAGCTGCGCGTCACCAGCGTGACCCTGGACGACATGGCCCAGCGATTCGTACGCGACATCGCCAGCCGCCGGATCCGGTTCATCGCCAACGAGCCCGACAACCGCGACAAGGCCGAGTACCGCGACAAGATCGAGCAGATCCGCCACGACAACGACGTCCCCTCCCCGGAAGACTTCGTCTTCGTAGAGGTCACCGTCCTCGACCCCTCGGAGTTCGAGTCCGGCCTGACCGTCCGGGGGGAGGTCCTCCACAACCGGTACCGGGTCCTGACGCTGGAGAGCTCGTCCGTCCCCAACGCCCTGGCCGCCCTGCTCCTGGACGTCCGCGACACGACCGGGTGCACCCCGCACATCTACTTCGAGTGGACCGAGGGCAACCCCTTCACCAACTTCCTCCGCTTCTTCCTCTTCGGCCAGGGCGAGGTCGCACCCGTCACCCGTGAGGTCCTGCGCGAGGCCGAACCCGACAGGGACCGCCGCCCCCGGATCCACGTCGGCTGA
- a CDS encoding SDR family NAD(P)-dependent oxidoreductase produces the protein MSDTTLSSRTVLVTGATSGIGLETARQLAERGATVLLHGRTAEEARAAADRLVATAGIDAGRLCTVGADFTRLDEVETMAARVVAEHPHLDVLVNNAGMAAPERHTITADGNEIAFQVNFLAHYLLTCLLEPALTSNPGGRVVNVSSSLHRTGSIQWSDPNRARRYSRLAAYAQSQLALTVFAADPRVTAVSVHPGVCDTALLPLYAHDGVTPTEGAAHVVRLCDPSVEIVNGAYYDRAEHVDPAPAATEDRTVKRLNKLADLLVGRTA, from the coding sequence ATGTCTGACACCACCCTTTCGTCCCGTACCGTCCTTGTCACGGGCGCCACTTCCGGCATCGGTCTGGAGACCGCCCGGCAGCTCGCCGAACGCGGCGCCACCGTGCTGCTGCACGGCCGCACCGCCGAGGAAGCGCGTGCCGCCGCCGACCGTCTCGTCGCGACGGCCGGCATCGACGCGGGCCGGCTCTGCACCGTCGGTGCCGACTTCACGCGCCTGGACGAGGTCGAGACCATGGCGGCCCGTGTCGTCGCCGAGCACCCTCACCTGGACGTCCTGGTGAACAACGCGGGTATGGCGGCGCCCGAGCGGCACACCATCACTGCGGACGGCAACGAGATCGCCTTCCAGGTCAACTTCCTCGCCCACTACCTGCTGACCTGCCTGCTGGAACCGGCACTCACCAGCAATCCGGGCGGCCGTGTCGTGAACGTCTCCTCCTCCCTGCACCGCACCGGCTCCATCCAGTGGAGCGACCCCAACCGCGCCCGCCGCTACTCCCGGCTCGCCGCGTACGCCCAGTCGCAGCTGGCCCTGACGGTCTTCGCGGCGGATCCGCGCGTCACCGCGGTGTCCGTCCACCCGGGTGTGTGCGACACCGCGCTGCTCCCCCTCTACGCCCACGACGGCGTCACGCCCACCGAGGGCGCCGCGCACGTGGTCCGCCTCTGCGACCCGTCGGTCGAGATCGTCAACGGCGCCTACTACGACCGCGCCGAGCACGTCGACCCGGCGCCCGCCGCCACCGAGGACCGCACGGTCAAGCGCCTCAACAAGCTGGCCGACCTCCTCGTCGGCCGCACCGCTTGA
- a CDS encoding universal stress protein, translating to MVVGAGHRGHLHRALHPSVSRYCLAHACCPVLAIPPSPLEADLAAAHLRNVWRLRLDTRHFTKEATPPHPTPDSDLGRTSHPAGPPGQRQGIQLTPQSAPPAKTPDQARDP from the coding sequence CTGGTCGTCGGCGCCGGGCACCGCGGCCACCTCCACCGCGCACTGCACCCGTCGGTGAGCCGGTACTGCCTCGCCCATGCCTGCTGCCCGGTCCTCGCCATCCCGCCGTCCCCACTGGAGGCCGACCTCGCGGCAGCACACCTCCGCAATGTGTGGCGACTGCGCCTGGACACCCGACACTTCACCAAAGAGGCGACACCACCCCACCCGACGCCTGACAGCGACCTCGGGAGAACGTCGCACCCAGCCGGACCACCTGGGCAGCGACAAGGCATACAACTCACGCCGCAATCGGCGCCACCTGCGAAGACGCCAGATCAAGCACGTGATCCCTGA
- a CDS encoding potassium transporter Kup encodes MADRRQEPSSDDGSPSRTLDTRRASARDTVRLAVVIGALGVVFGDIGTSPIYTLQTVFNPDDPHPVPVSTENVYGVVSLVFWSVMIIVTVTYVLLAMRADNDGEGGIMALITLLRRLSSQRGRRAAVVLAALGIFGASLFFGDSMITPAISVLSAVEGLKVVEPSLEDAVVPITAVIIVILFLVQRRGTAAVGRVFGPVMIVWFVAIGACGVAGITGHPDILKALSPTYALGFLFGHWGTAFFALAAIVLSVTGAEALYADMGHFGRRAITRGWLFLVLPACVLSYMGQGALILDNPDNISSPFFLLVPDWGRWPMVLLATAATVIASQAVITGAYSVASQAAQLGYLPRLRIAHTSESTIGQIYVPWINWLLMVSVLTLVFAFRSSAALAYAFGMAVTGTITITTLLFFYVARAKWGTPRWLLGIGAGVLLFVDLLFVAANMTKLVHGAWLPLLIGLTAFTVMTTWQRGRELVTAERARAEGPLPEFVDDLRSGKASTLQVPGTAVFLNRGKETTPLAMRANVVHNHVRHEQVVILALQTEPVPRVPADQRVVVDDLGYADDGIVHVTARFGYMETPDVPGLLATLDPDETEGPLQLDQASYFLSKIELRRGKAPTMAPWRKRLFIATSYITSDAAEYFSLPRDRTVIMGSHIEV; translated from the coding sequence ATGGCCGATCGCCGACAGGAACCCTCCTCGGATGACGGATCCCCGTCGCGGACACTGGACACGCGTCGGGCGAGCGCGCGCGACACGGTGCGCCTCGCGGTGGTCATCGGTGCTCTCGGCGTGGTCTTCGGCGACATCGGAACCAGCCCGATCTACACACTCCAAACGGTGTTCAATCCCGACGACCCGCACCCCGTCCCGGTCAGCACGGAGAACGTGTACGGGGTGGTGTCACTGGTGTTCTGGTCGGTGATGATCATCGTCACGGTCACCTACGTGCTGCTCGCGATGCGCGCCGACAACGACGGCGAGGGCGGCATCATGGCGCTCATCACCCTGCTGCGACGGTTGAGTTCACAGCGCGGGCGCCGGGCCGCTGTCGTCCTGGCCGCGCTCGGCATCTTCGGCGCGTCGCTCTTCTTCGGCGACAGCATGATCACCCCGGCGATCTCGGTGCTGTCCGCGGTCGAAGGACTCAAGGTCGTCGAGCCGTCCCTGGAGGACGCGGTTGTACCCATCACCGCGGTGATCATCGTCATCCTGTTCCTGGTGCAGCGCAGGGGAACCGCCGCCGTGGGCCGGGTGTTCGGGCCGGTCATGATCGTCTGGTTCGTGGCCATCGGCGCGTGCGGCGTCGCCGGCATCACCGGCCACCCGGACATTCTCAAGGCCCTGTCACCGACGTACGCGTTGGGCTTCCTGTTCGGCCACTGGGGTACGGCCTTCTTCGCCCTGGCCGCGATCGTGCTCTCGGTCACCGGCGCCGAGGCGCTCTACGCCGACATGGGTCACTTCGGCCGCCGGGCGATCACCCGAGGCTGGCTGTTCCTCGTACTGCCCGCCTGCGTCCTGAGCTACATGGGCCAGGGTGCTCTGATCCTCGACAATCCGGACAACATCAGCAGCCCCTTCTTCCTGCTCGTGCCCGACTGGGGACGCTGGCCGATGGTCCTGCTGGCGACGGCGGCGACCGTGATCGCCTCGCAGGCGGTGATCACCGGCGCGTACTCGGTCGCCTCCCAGGCGGCCCAGCTGGGCTACCTGCCGAGGCTGCGCATCGCGCACACCTCCGAATCCACCATCGGTCAGATCTACGTCCCCTGGATCAACTGGCTCCTGATGGTCTCGGTCCTCACCCTGGTCTTCGCCTTCCGCAGTTCCGCGGCGCTGGCCTACGCGTTCGGCATGGCGGTCACCGGCACCATCACCATCACCACCTTGCTGTTCTTCTACGTCGCCCGCGCCAAGTGGGGCACGCCCCGGTGGCTGCTCGGCATCGGCGCGGGTGTGCTCCTCTTCGTGGACCTGCTGTTCGTGGCGGCCAACATGACCAAGCTCGTCCACGGCGCGTGGCTGCCGCTGCTGATCGGCCTCACGGCGTTCACGGTCATGACGACCTGGCAGCGGGGTCGCGAGCTGGTCACCGCGGAACGAGCTCGCGCCGAGGGGCCGTTGCCCGAGTTCGTCGACGACCTCCGCAGTGGCAAGGCTTCCACGCTCCAGGTCCCCGGCACGGCCGTCTTCCTGAACCGGGGCAAGGAGACCACGCCGCTGGCCATGCGGGCCAACGTTGTGCACAACCATGTCCGGCACGAGCAGGTCGTGATCCTCGCCCTGCAGACAGAGCCGGTGCCCCGTGTCCCGGCCGACCAGCGGGTCGTCGTGGACGACCTCGGCTACGCCGACGACGGGATCGTCCACGTCACCGCTCGGTTCGGCTACATGGAGACACCGGACGTCCCCGGTCTGCTGGCCACGCTCGACCCGGACGAAACCGAAGGGCCGTTGCAGCTCGACCAGGCGTCGTACTTCTTGTCGAAGATCGAGCTCCGGCGCGGGAAGGCACCGACGATGGCGCCCTGGCGCAAGCGGCTGTTCATCGCCACCTCCTACATCACGTCCGACGCCGCCGAGTACTTCAGCCTGCCCCGCGACCGCACGGTCATCATGGGCTCGCACATCGAGGTGTAG
- a CDS encoding 50S ribosomal protein bL37, protein MSKRSRKKKTRRKNKANHGRKAGQR, encoded by the coding sequence ATGTCGAAGCGATCCCGCAAGAAGAAAACCCGCCGCAAGAACAAGGCGAACCACGGCCGCAAGGCCGGCCAGCGCTGA
- a CDS encoding universal stress protein, which produces MSGSDAAPDARVARVVVGVSGSPGSRTALRRAAAEAHHRQAELWAVLAWQSPGGELHARRASAAPLADGDWENLARTTLVTTIREVLPDGPSVPLHAVLTRGTPAGHWRRPPTVRTTSWSSAPGTAATSTAHCTRR; this is translated from the coding sequence ATGTCCGGTTCCGACGCGGCCCCAGACGCGCGTGTCGCCCGCGTCGTGGTCGGGGTGAGCGGGTCGCCGGGAAGCCGCACAGCCCTGCGCCGCGCCGCGGCCGAAGCCCACCATCGGCAGGCCGAGCTCTGGGCGGTGCTGGCGTGGCAGTCACCCGGCGGCGAACTCCACGCTCGCCGGGCCTCGGCTGCGCCGCTCGCGGACGGGGACTGGGAGAACCTCGCCCGCACCACGCTCGTCACGACCATCCGCGAAGTGCTTCCCGATGGCCCCAGCGTCCCCCTGCACGCCGTCCTGACTCGCGGCACCCCGGCCGGGCACTGGCGGAGACCGCCGACCGTGAGGACGACCTCCTGGTCGTCGGCGCCGGGCACCGCGGCCACCTCCACCGCGCACTGCACCCGTCGGTGA
- a CDS encoding GNAT family N-acetyltransferase: MIELEPRQLPPLTRWFPAGAPGPATIGEHALTTGVGRWWADRADQPRIIAVSCADHVLLRGFPDTPEDLAPLAGSHIDAPARFLPALGAAFDRLTPWERMVWTLQAEPQPCPAPRGVTVRRLEPADTDALHALGPDSAWIHASWGGAAGLATSGHGWGAVDRGGQVLAIACTYFRGTRYEDVAVFTAPDHRRHRLALACVTALVADITARGHTPSWNCSVLNRASRLLAWTAGFRLVREYVHYTVGSPARRSRLAA, translated from the coding sequence ATGATCGAGCTCGAACCCCGTCAACTTCCGCCACTCACCCGGTGGTTCCCCGCCGGAGCCCCAGGACCGGCCACCATCGGCGAGCATGCTCTCACCACGGGCGTCGGCCGCTGGTGGGCGGACCGGGCGGATCAGCCGCGCATCATCGCCGTTTCCTGCGCCGACCACGTCCTGCTGCGCGGCTTCCCGGACACACCAGAGGACCTGGCGCCCCTGGCAGGCAGCCACATCGACGCGCCCGCCCGCTTCCTGCCCGCCCTCGGCGCGGCCTTCGACCGCCTCACCCCGTGGGAACGCATGGTGTGGACCCTGCAGGCCGAGCCCCAGCCCTGCCCGGCTCCGCGCGGCGTGACCGTGCGCCGCCTCGAACCCGCCGACACCGATGCCCTGCACGCCCTCGGGCCCGATTCGGCCTGGATCCACGCCAGTTGGGGCGGCGCCGCCGGCCTCGCCACCTCCGGTCACGGCTGGGGAGCCGTGGACCGCGGCGGACAAGTACTGGCCATCGCCTGCACGTACTTCCGCGGCACCCGCTACGAGGACGTAGCAGTCTTCACCGCCCCCGACCACCGTCGCCACCGCCTCGCGCTGGCCTGCGTCACCGCCCTCGTCGCGGACATCACCGCACGCGGCCACACCCCCAGCTGGAACTGCTCCGTCCTCAACCGCGCCAGCCGCCTCCTGGCCTGGACCGCCGGCTTCCGGCTGGTGCGCGAGTACGTTCACTACACGGTCGGGAGCCCCGCACGACGCAGCCGCCTCGCGGCATGA
- a CDS encoding SAV_915 family protein — MAELLCDEDPEPSERFPAGPLYVPVRPGPLGHAARLFRTPLGDRTAVGFASERALTATLGTDQPWIRLAEPALRAMTAPLGAATVTVDPQLTAPAPTSGKRAERRSTWDPQAVGALRGTGTAAPASALSHWIG; from the coding sequence ATGGCAGAACTTCTGTGCGACGAAGACCCGGAACCCTCTGAACGGTTCCCGGCCGGACCGCTGTACGTTCCCGTCCGGCCGGGCCCGCTCGGGCACGCCGCCCGGCTGTTCCGCACGCCGCTCGGTGACCGCACAGCGGTCGGCTTCGCCTCCGAGCGCGCCCTGACCGCCACCCTCGGCACCGACCAGCCGTGGATCCGGCTCGCTGAGCCCGCCCTGCGAGCCATGACCGCGCCGCTCGGCGCCGCCACCGTCACGGTGGACCCGCAGCTCACCGCCCCGGCACCCACGTCTGGCAAGAGGGCCGAGCGCCGCAGCACCTGGGACCCGCAGGCGGTCGGCGCACTCCGGGGCACCGGGACCGCCGCGCCCGCCTCGGCGCTGTCGCACTGGATCGGCTGA